The proteins below come from a single Zea mays cultivar B73 chromosome 8, Zm-B73-REFERENCE-NAM-5.0, whole genome shotgun sequence genomic window:
- the LOC103637532 gene encoding uncharacterized protein, with protein MPALLFCCSPLSQRPSTYQAGLNPPGGLWQGDGDGYKAGDPILLTTSSRRYKAFYYCNSVAFVASLVAIVLVRMKTLHHHNALEAAMILDLFGLIGAYAAGSCRDVSTSIYAVALAGAVLVYVVIHVVFFTLGHSDGEASAEKEVKDAESVKKRRKRLLLFAILAATITYQAGLTPPGGFLAKYDPVTGNHAGDPVLLNNYPRRYTAFFYCNSVSFMLSIALIILLVNPNLYRPAIQSNALSVCTAAGMIGIMGAYAAGSTQHRKTSIYIFALAGFVLSVVFLLVVLFYVIDPDKKNRTADEPTQEGRPADETTQEGRAADTTGSSMEADPEAQKSDAPNEMAAEREAETKDVDEYEKKLHARRKYLMLLGILVAGITYQAGLAPPGGVWQANDGGHEAGDPVMHDNRRHRYLAFFYSNSASFVASVVVIVLRLPDSLHEKWWMDWWLGVMNTTIVLDLLGLLVAYAAGSSRSWKTSGYVSALVIAVLAYFVIHVVLSCFIRISKSRNTQNRGGTSQPNKQLQLAQIG; from the coding sequence ATGCCCGCTCTCTTGTTCTGCTGCTCGCCACTCTCGCAGCGGCCATCCACCTACCAAGCAGGGCTGAACCCGCCCGGCGGGCTCTGGCagggcgacggcgacggctaCAAGGCCGGCGACCCGATCCTCCTAACCACGAGTTCCAGGCGGTACAAGGCGTTCTACTACTGCAACTCGGTCGCCTTCGTGGCCTCCCTGGTGGCCATCGTCCTGGTCAGGATGAAGACCTTGCACCACCACAACGCGCTGGAGGCCGCCATGATACTGGACCTGTTTGGCCTCATCGGCGCGTACGCCGCGGGGAGCTGCCGGGACGTGAGCACTTCCATCTACGCCGTGGCCCTGGCCGGCGCTGTTCTCGTCTACGTTGTGATCCACGTCGTCTTCTTCACGCTGGGCCACAGCGACGGCGAAGCTTCCGCCGAGAAGGAGGTAAAGGATGCCGAGTCGGTGAAGAAGCGGCGCAAGCGGCTGCTTCTCTTCGCGATCTTGGCGGCGACCATCACTTACCAGGCCGGGCTGACGCCGCCGGGCGGCTTCCTGGCCAAGTACGATCCAGTAACCGGGAACCACGCCGGCGACCCCGTCCTGCTCAACAACTACCCACGCCGCTACACGGCGTTCTTCTACTGCAACTCGGTGAGCTTCATGCTGTCCATCGCGCTCATCATCCTGCTCGTGAACCCGAACCTGTACCGGCCGGCCATCCAGAGCAACGCGCTCTCCGTTTGCACGGCGGCGGGCATGATTGGTATCATGGGCGCCTACGCCGCCGGCAGCACGCAGCATCGGAAGACGTCCATCTACATCTTCGCGTTGGCGGGGTTCGTCCTCTCCGTGGTCTTCTTACTGGTTGTGCTGTTCTATGTGATCGATCCGGACAAGAAGAACAGAACGGCAGATGAGCCAACCCAGGAAGGCAGGCCGGCAGATGAGACAACCCAAGAAGGCAGGGCTGCTGACACCACCGGAAGTTCCATGGAAGCCGACCCCGAAGCACAAAAATCCGACGCCCCCAATGAAATGGCAGCCGAGCGCGAAGCagagacaaaagatgttgatgagTACGAAAAGAAGCTACATGCCAGGCGCAAGTATCTGATGCTGCTGGGTATACTGGTGGCGGGCATCACCTACCAGGCCGGCCTGGCACCGCCCGGCGGGGTGTGGCAGGCCAACGACGGCGGGCACGAGGCGGGCGACCCGGTGATGCACGACAACAGGAGGCACCGGTACCTTGCCTTCTTCTACAGCAACTCCGCCTCCTTCGTCGCGTCCGTCGTGGTCATCGTCCTTCGGCTGCCGGACTCGCTGCACGAGAAGTGGTGGATGGACTGGTGGCTCGGCGTGATGAACACGACCATCGTGCTGGACCTCCTCGGCCTCCTGGTCGCGTACGCGGCCGGCTCCAGCCGGTCGTGGAAGACCTCTGGATATGTCTCCGCGCTCGTCATCGCCGTGCTAGCCTACTTTGTGATCCATGTGGTGCTGTCGTGCTTCATCAGGATCAGTAAGAGTAGGAATACTCAGAATCGGGGCGGCACCTCTCAGCCTAACAAACAGCTCCAGCTTGCTCAAATTGGTTGA